One Prosthecobacter sp. SYSU 5D2 genomic window carries:
- a CDS encoding sugar phosphate isomerase/epimerase family protein, protein MSTSRRQFLRTTSLLTAATALPAWQNVAAAPDVPHALAGRLYKTLKIGMVKVDGSLTDKFKAAKQAGFMGIELNAPPMDVEETKKAIAESGLPVDGTVCGSHWKIRHTSADAATRAQALADLKTALRDTHAVGGHSVLLVVGKGEDGPENEIWPRSVENIAKAVPLAAELGVSIVIENVWNQFLYNHDGGADQTADKFVKYVDEFNSPWVGMQFDIGNHWKYGSMGDWIRQLGKRVIKLDVKGFSRAESKFTPIGEGDIDYADVRKALLEINYHGWLAAEVAGGDLAYLTGVSQQMDAAFGL, encoded by the coding sequence ATGAGCACCAGCCGCCGCCAGTTTCTCCGCACCACTTCCCTCCTCACTGCCGCGACTGCCCTGCCTGCCTGGCAAAACGTGGCCGCCGCACCGGACGTCCCGCACGCCCTGGCAGGCCGCCTTTATAAGACGCTGAAGATTGGCATGGTGAAAGTGGACGGCAGCCTGACGGACAAGTTCAAGGCCGCCAAACAGGCCGGTTTCATGGGCATCGAGCTCAATGCTCCGCCCATGGATGTGGAGGAAACGAAAAAGGCCATTGCGGAATCCGGCCTGCCTGTGGACGGCACCGTCTGCGGCAGCCATTGGAAAATCCGCCATACCAGCGCTGATGCCGCCACCCGTGCCCAGGCCCTGGCCGATCTCAAAACAGCTCTTCGCGATACTCATGCCGTCGGTGGTCACAGCGTGCTGCTTGTCGTCGGCAAAGGTGAGGACGGCCCCGAAAATGAAATCTGGCCGCGCTCGGTGGAAAACATTGCCAAGGCGGTGCCGCTGGCGGCGGAGCTGGGCGTGTCCATTGTCATCGAGAACGTCTGGAACCAGTTCCTCTACAATCACGACGGCGGCGCGGATCAGACAGCGGACAAGTTTGTGAAATACGTGGACGAGTTCAACTCCCCCTGGGTGGGCATGCAGTTCGACATCGGCAACCACTGGAAATACGGCAGCATGGGCGACTGGATCCGCCAGCTGGGCAAGCGTGTGATCAAGCTGGACGTCAAAGGTTTCTCCCGCGCCGAAAGCAAGTTCACCCCGATCGGCGAAGGTGACATTGATTATGCCGATGTGCGCAAGGCCCTCCTGGAGATCAACTATCATGGCTGGCTTGCTGCGGAAGTGGCCGGCGGTGACCTTGCTTATTTGACGGGCGTCTCCCAGCAGATGGATGCGGCCTTTGGCCTCTGA
- a CDS encoding DUF1549 and DUF1553 domain-containing protein, protein MRLLSVILLTGLPLCISVAARAATDEVMPTPWSFQPLQKTEPPPVKNTAWPRNRIDHYILGRMESAGLKPAAPADARTLLRRLAYDLTGLPPAQAGLEAGNGIPTEDIPAAITRLLASAHYGERWARHWLDLARYTDRVPTWLTTTKSSYLYRDWVVKAFNEDMPYDRFILRQLATDYLPEYGPQELPALGFLGLSPSYFKELQLPPDIIKTTVADEWEEHVDAVSRTFLGLTVACARCHDHKSDPISAEDYYALAGVFASVKKTERPTMDEELWAPVAVAREKVAALEKEITDLKKKKQKDLAAQIAERQKEITAIQGRTPHYNVPMANAVEEAALYVVEADNKKGTKLDYKTGMARDLELHKRGNPNDVGQVVPRRFLSAFPSKTGSPRLFTQGSGRLELAQALIEDAAPLTARVIVNRVWKHHFGRGLVDTPSEFGNLGEAPSHPELLDDLSARFIERGWSFKWLHREILSSATWQQSSLAPESEQRDPENKFFSRMPRRRLDWESWRDAILSASGRLDLSLGGPALDISAPDNGRRSLYGASDRQDMHPMLRIHDVPDPGSHSPWRVETITPLQGLFALNSPFMLEQADVLGGVLLNSNAANLEARIGQVYTRLYQRSPNRLEKAAALRFFQGRETDPAVWSQYAQALLAGNEMQFVD, encoded by the coding sequence GTGCGCCTCCTCTCTGTCATTCTCCTGACTGGCTTGCCGCTCTGCATCAGTGTGGCGGCAAGAGCGGCAACGGATGAGGTCATGCCCACCCCGTGGTCCTTTCAGCCCCTGCAGAAGACGGAGCCTCCGCCGGTAAAAAACACCGCCTGGCCGCGCAACCGCATTGACCATTACATCCTGGGGCGGATGGAAAGCGCGGGGCTGAAACCCGCAGCTCCAGCGGATGCACGCACGCTGCTGCGACGCCTGGCTTATGACCTTACCGGTCTGCCTCCAGCCCAAGCGGGTCTTGAGGCTGGAAACGGAATACCCACCGAGGACATACCGGCCGCCATCACCCGCCTGCTCGCCTCTGCTCATTACGGGGAACGCTGGGCCCGGCACTGGCTGGACCTGGCCCGCTACACGGACCGTGTGCCCACCTGGCTGACGACCACCAAGTCGTCCTATCTTTATCGCGACTGGGTGGTGAAAGCCTTCAATGAGGACATGCCGTATGACCGCTTCATCCTGCGTCAGCTTGCCACTGACTACCTGCCGGAATACGGGCCCCAGGAGCTGCCTGCCCTCGGTTTCCTGGGCCTGAGCCCTTCTTACTTCAAAGAGCTGCAACTGCCGCCGGACATCATCAAGACCACTGTCGCCGATGAATGGGAGGAGCATGTGGATGCCGTCAGCCGCACGTTTTTAGGCCTCACCGTGGCCTGCGCACGCTGCCATGACCACAAGTCTGACCCCATCTCCGCTGAGGATTATTACGCCCTCGCGGGTGTGTTTGCGAGCGTGAAGAAGACGGAGCGGCCGACTATGGACGAGGAGCTATGGGCACCCGTGGCCGTGGCCAGGGAAAAGGTGGCCGCGCTGGAAAAGGAGATCACGGACCTCAAGAAAAAGAAACAGAAGGACCTGGCGGCACAGATTGCCGAACGGCAAAAGGAGATCACGGCCATTCAGGGGCGCACTCCACACTATAACGTCCCCATGGCCAATGCCGTCGAAGAAGCCGCCTTATATGTGGTGGAAGCGGACAACAAAAAAGGCACGAAGCTGGATTACAAAACCGGCATGGCCCGGGATCTTGAACTGCACAAACGGGGCAATCCGAACGATGTCGGCCAGGTGGTGCCACGGCGCTTTCTTTCCGCCTTCCCTTCCAAAACGGGCAGCCCGCGCCTTTTCACCCAAGGCAGCGGCAGGCTGGAGCTGGCGCAGGCATTGATCGAAGACGCCGCTCCCCTGACAGCGCGGGTCATCGTCAACCGGGTTTGGAAACACCATTTTGGCCGTGGCCTGGTGGACACCCCGAGCGAGTTTGGCAATCTCGGTGAAGCTCCTTCGCACCCTGAGCTTCTGGATGATCTCTCCGCGCGTTTCATCGAGCGCGGATGGTCGTTTAAATGGCTGCATCGCGAGATCCTCAGCTCGGCCACCTGGCAGCAGTCATCCCTTGCCCCAGAAAGCGAGCAGCGCGATCCGGAGAACAAATTCTTTAGCCGCATGCCCCGCCGCCGGCTCGACTGGGAATCCTGGCGGGATGCGATACTGAGCGCCTCGGGCCGGCTGGATCTCAGCCTCGGCGGCCCGGCGCTGGACATCAGCGCCCCAGACAATGGCCGCCGCTCCCTATACGGCGCTTCCGACCGTCAGGACATGCACCCGATGCTGCGCATCCACGACGTACCTGATCCCGGCTCCCACAGCCCGTGGCGCGTGGAGACCATCACGCCGCTGCAAGGCCTATTTGCTTTAAACTCACCCTTCATGCTGGAGCAGGCGGATGTGCTTGGCGGTGTGCTGCTCAACAGCAATGCCGCTAACCTGGAAGCCCGCATTGGCCAGGTTTATACACGACTTTATCAGCGCAGCCCGAACCGCCTCGAAAAGGCTGCTGCCCTGCGTTTTTTCCAAGGTCGCGAAACCGACCCTGCCGTCTGGTCCCAGTATGCCCAGGCACTTCTGGCGGGAAATGAGATGCAGTTTGTGGACTGA